The following coding sequences are from one Pelagovum sp. HNIBRBA483 window:
- a CDS encoding fumarylacetoacetate hydrolase family protein: MKFFRYGPKGAERPALLDANGIGRDLSSLIDDFSGAHLHPYRLRQLAEVDASRLPEVPDDARIGAVVPRVGNFIGIGLNFADHAAESGMEAPSEPILFNKAPSSLAGPNDVLELPAEAQKADWEVELAVVIGAPAYRITREEALAHVAGFTICNDISERAFQIERLGTWSKGKGLPGFGPLGPYLVTPDEVPDPQALKMWLTLNGETMQNGSTATMIFPVDELVSYCAQFMALEPGDVITTGTPPGVGMGMKPQRYLQAGDVMELGIEGLGTQRQICIARAD, from the coding sequence ATGAAGTTTTTTCGCTACGGACCAAAGGGCGCCGAACGCCCCGCCCTGCTGGACGCAAACGGGATCGGGCGCGATCTGTCGTCCTTGATCGATGATTTCAGCGGTGCGCACCTGCATCCGTACCGCTTACGGCAACTGGCTGAGGTTGATGCCAGCCGCCTGCCGGAAGTGCCGGACGACGCGCGGATCGGCGCGGTTGTTCCCAGAGTGGGGAATTTCATCGGTATTGGCCTCAATTTTGCCGACCATGCTGCCGAGAGCGGCATGGAGGCACCGAGCGAACCGATCCTGTTCAACAAGGCGCCTTCATCCCTAGCAGGGCCGAATGATGTGCTGGAATTACCGGCCGAGGCACAGAAAGCGGATTGGGAGGTTGAGCTTGCGGTGGTGATCGGCGCACCGGCTTACCGGATCACAAGGGAAGAAGCGCTTGCGCATGTCGCGGGTTTTACGATCTGCAACGATATATCGGAGCGGGCCTTTCAGATCGAGCGGTTAGGCACTTGGTCAAAGGGCAAGGGGCTGCCGGGCTTTGGGCCGCTTGGCCCATACCTTGTGACCCCCGACGAGGTACCAGATCCACAAGCGCTGAAGATGTGGCTCACGCTGAACGGCGAGACGATGCAGAACGGATCGACCGCGACGATGATCTTTCCGGTCGATGAGCTGGTGTCCTATTGCGCGCAGTTCATGGCGCTTGAACCAGGTGACGTGATCACCACCGGCACCCCGCCCGGTGTGGGCATGGGAATGAAACCGCAGCGTTACCTACAGGCTGGCGATGTGATGGAGCTGGGCATCGAGGGGCTCGGCACCCAGCGGCAGATCTGCATCGCACGCGCGGATTAA
- a CDS encoding heavy-metal-associated domain-containing protein has protein sequence MNFYVPDMSCGHCKAAIEKTLMALDPMAGIAFEMDARKIDVAIALDTDAVLGALKDAGYTAEAV, from the coding sequence ATGAATTTTTATGTTCCCGACATGAGCTGTGGCCATTGCAAGGCCGCGATCGAGAAAACCTTGATGGCGCTGGACCCGATGGCGGGAATTGCCTTCGAGATGGATGCGCGCAAGATTGACGTTGCGATTGCGCTAGACACCGATGCGGTGCTCGGTGCGCTGAAGGATGCCGGATACACTGCCGAAGCTGTTTAG
- a CDS encoding copper-translocating P-type ATPase — protein sequence MAAAQNISLSVEGMSCASCVGRVDKGLHEVTGLSDIAVNLASESARFKADSPETVSAAVARLAALGYPAREEKVILSIESMSCASCVGRVDKAIAALPGVFDVSVNLASETATIRYAEGAVTVADMIAASAAIGYPAKVISGGGVAQDQAARKDAEAQEIARKAWIAAALALPVFVLEMGAHMIPGMHMLIGDTIGHQASWLIQFALTTAVLLGPGRMFYLKGMPALLRGAPDMNSLVAVGTGAAYLYSLVATFAPALLPEAVRAVYFEAAAVIVVLILVGRFLEARAKGRTGAAIKRLVGLQVKTARVLVDGEAKDVPTEALQVGDLILVRPGERIAADGEVVEGHGHIDESMITGEPVPVEKGVGAPVTGGTVNGPSALTIRATVVGQDTVLAQIIRMVEEAQGAKLPIQGLVDKITLWFVPAVMSVALLTVLIWLLVGPDPALTLALVAGVSVLIIACPCAMGLATPTSIMVGTGRAAEMGVLFRKGDALQALSSVGVVAMDKTGTVTEGRPELTDLEIADGFDADEVLRLTATVESRSEHPIAQAILRAAEAKALPQGEMEDFRTITGYGVQALVDGRTVLVGADRLLAREGVDFTALRARETALAEQGRTALYVAVDGVAAAIVGVADPIKPSSRAAIAALKARGLEVAMITGDKQETADAIARELGIDHVVAGVLPSGKVETIDSLRQSGKALAFVGDGINDAPALAHADIGIAIGTGTDVAIESADVVLMSGDLGGVVNAIDISAHTMRNIRQNLFWAFGYNTALIPVAAGVLYPALGVLLSPVLAAGAMALSSVFVLTNALRLRRVRPAMEASQ from the coding sequence ATGGCAGCCGCGCAAAACATATCTCTCTCGGTCGAAGGCATGTCCTGCGCCTCTTGCGTCGGGCGGGTGGACAAGGGCTTGCACGAGGTCACGGGCCTTTCCGATATTGCGGTCAATCTGGCCTCCGAGTCCGCTCGGTTTAAGGCCGACAGCCCTGAGACTGTCTCCGCCGCCGTGGCGCGGCTGGCCGCGCTCGGCTACCCTGCGCGGGAGGAGAAGGTCATCCTCAGCATCGAGTCGATGTCCTGCGCTTCCTGTGTGGGGCGCGTCGATAAAGCCATCGCAGCACTTCCCGGTGTGTTCGACGTCTCGGTCAATCTCGCCTCTGAGACGGCAACAATCCGCTATGCCGAAGGCGCGGTCACGGTTGCCGATATGATCGCCGCATCGGCCGCCATTGGCTATCCGGCGAAGGTCATTAGCGGCGGTGGCGTGGCGCAGGATCAAGCCGCGCGCAAAGACGCCGAAGCGCAGGAGATCGCCCGCAAAGCATGGATCGCCGCCGCCTTGGCCCTGCCGGTTTTCGTGCTCGAAATGGGCGCTCACATGATCCCCGGAATGCATATGCTGATCGGAGACACCATCGGCCATCAGGCCAGCTGGCTGATCCAGTTCGCCCTGACAACCGCCGTGCTCCTTGGCCCGGGCAGGATGTTCTATCTCAAAGGCATGCCAGCCCTGCTGCGCGGCGCACCCGATATGAATAGCCTCGTCGCCGTCGGTACGGGCGCTGCCTATCTCTATTCGCTCGTGGCCACTTTCGCGCCCGCGCTGCTGCCTGAAGCGGTACGCGCCGTCTATTTCGAGGCGGCAGCCGTGATCGTGGTGCTGATCCTCGTTGGCCGTTTCCTCGAAGCCCGCGCCAAGGGGCGCACTGGCGCTGCGATCAAGCGGCTGGTTGGGCTTCAGGTCAAAACCGCCCGCGTTCTCGTGGACGGCGAGGCCAAAGATGTCCCTACCGAGGCGCTGCAAGTTGGCGATCTGATCCTCGTGCGCCCCGGCGAACGTATCGCCGCGGATGGTGAGGTGGTCGAGGGCCATGGTCATATCGACGAAAGCATGATCACCGGCGAGCCGGTTCCTGTCGAAAAAGGTGTCGGCGCGCCCGTCACTGGCGGCACCGTCAATGGCCCGAGTGCGTTGACCATTCGCGCCACTGTCGTCGGGCAGGATACCGTCCTCGCCCAGATCATCCGCATGGTCGAAGAGGCGCAAGGCGCCAAGCTCCCCATTCAGGGGCTGGTGGATAAAATCACGCTCTGGTTCGTCCCCGCGGTGATGTCGGTGGCGCTGCTGACCGTGCTGATCTGGCTCCTCGTTGGCCCCGATCCGGCGCTGACGCTTGCGCTTGTGGCGGGCGTATCGGTGCTGATCATCGCCTGCCCCTGTGCGATGGGCCTCGCCACGCCCACGTCGATCATGGTCGGCACCGGCCGCGCCGCCGAAATGGGCGTGCTCTTCCGTAAGGGCGATGCCCTGCAAGCGCTGTCCTCTGTCGGTGTCGTGGCGATGGACAAGACAGGCACCGTCACCGAAGGCCGCCCCGAGCTGACCGATTTGGAAATCGCTGACGGCTTTGACGCGGACGAGGTCTTGCGCCTGACAGCAACCGTCGAATCCCGTTCCGAACACCCCATCGCGCAGGCCATCCTGCGCGCGGCGGAGGCAAAGGCACTGCCGCAGGGCGAAATGGAGGATTTCCGCACGATTACCGGCTATGGTGTGCAGGCCCTCGTTGACGGGCGCACGGTGCTCGTCGGCGCTGATCGTCTGCTGGCCCGTGAAGGGGTTGATTTCACCGCCCTCCGCGCCCGCGAAACCGCACTGGCCGAACAGGGCCGCACCGCGCTCTATGTGGCGGTTGATGGCGTGGCGGCGGCGATCGTTGGCGTGGCAGACCCGATCAAACCCTCCAGCCGCGCCGCCATCGCGGCGCTAAAGGCACGCGGTTTGGAGGTCGCGATGATTACCGGCGACAAACAGGAAACCGCCGATGCCATCGCCCGCGAACTGGGCATAGATCACGTCGTCGCCGGCGTCTTGCCCAGCGGTAAAGTTGAAACGATCGATAGCCTGCGCCAGTCAGGCAAGGCGCTTGCCTTCGTCGGTGACGGGATCAACGATGCCCCCGCGCTCGCGCATGCCGATATCGGTATCGCCATCGGCACCGGCACGGACGTCGCCATCGAGTCTGCCGATGTGGTGCTGATGTCCGGTGATCTTGGTGGCGTGGTGAACGCGATTGATATCTCCGCTCATACCATGCGCAACATTCGGCAGAACCTGTTCTGGGCCTTCGGCTATAACACCGCGCTGATCCCCGTTGCGGCAGGGGTGCTCTATCCCGCGCTCGGTGTTCTCCTGTCACCCGTGCTGGCGGCTGGCGCGATGGCGCTGTCCTCTGTCTTTGTGCTGACCAACGCGCTCCGCCTGCGCCGCGTGCGCCCTGCGATGGAGGCCAGCCAATGA
- the uppS gene encoding polyprenyl diphosphate synthase — translation MHVAIIMDGNGRWATERGWPRVIGHQHGVKRVEDIVRASPGLGVKALTLYAFSTENWKRSTTEVEALFKLMRMYINRKSKELLRQNVRVRFLGRRDKLSPEVLARVAHVERLTKECDGLQLNIAVDYGGRDEIVRAAKTMAEKALAGDLGLNDFTEEAFQLHTDLPDLPSPDLIIRTGGDKRLSNFMLWHAAYSEFDFLPVLWPDFKPALLEKSLDDFRSRDRRFGGVKVEGPSA, via the coding sequence ATGCATGTTGCGATAATCATGGACGGAAACGGCCGCTGGGCAACCGAGCGGGGCTGGCCGCGGGTTATCGGGCATCAGCATGGCGTCAAACGGGTCGAGGATATTGTGCGCGCGTCACCGGGCCTTGGGGTCAAGGCGCTGACGCTTTATGCCTTCTCCACCGAGAACTGGAAGCGCTCCACCACCGAAGTGGAAGCGCTGTTCAAGCTGATGCGCATGTATATCAACCGTAAATCCAAGGAACTGCTCCGACAGAATGTGCGCGTGCGGTTCTTGGGGCGGCGGGACAAACTGTCACCGGAGGTGCTGGCGCGGGTTGCCCATGTGGAGCGCCTCACGAAGGAATGTGACGGGCTGCAACTGAATATCGCGGTGGATTATGGCGGGCGGGACGAGATCGTCCGCGCGGCCAAGACCATGGCCGAGAAAGCACTGGCGGGCGATCTGGGGCTTAACGATTTCACTGAAGAGGCGTTCCAGCTACACACCGATCTGCCGGATCTCCCCTCGCCCGATCTGATCATCCGCACCGGCGGGGACAAGCGGCTTTCGAACTTCATGCTCTGGCATGCCGCTTACAGCGAGTTCGACTTCCTGCCCGTGCTATGGCCGGATTTCAAACCCGCATTACTGGAAAAATCGCTGGATGATTTCCGCAGCCGCGACCGGCGGTTTGGCGGGGTCAAGGTTGAAGGCCCGAGCGCCTAG
- the fdhF gene encoding formate dehydrogenase subunit alpha, with translation MSEPIKFTLDDRDVTAAEGETIWDVAKREGKTIPHLCHKDQNGYRPDGNCRACVVEIDGERTLAPSCCRAPSNGMVVKTESERAVKSRQMVMELLLADQPEREAAHDASSHLWDMAEANGVSESRFPTLEAERIPLLDDSHVAMRVNLDACIQCGLCVRACREVQVNDVIGMAGRGHDAYPTFDLADPMGASTCVACGECVQACPTGALMPATVLDDAQQGDSADYDEEVKSVCPFCGVGCQVSLKIKDNKVKYVEGINGPANEGRLCVKGRFGFDYIHHPHRLTKPLIRKEGAPKGLNVDPANPLTHFREASWEEALDRAAGGMRDLKAAHGGQAVAGFGSAKCTNEEAYLFQKLIRQGFGHNNVDHCTRLCHASSVAALMENVGSGAVTATFNQIENADVAIVIGANPIENHPVAATYFKQFTKRGGKLIVMDPRGVGLRRFATHMLQFRPGADVSMLNAIMHVIVEEELYDQSYIEKFTENWEAEKAHLKDFSPEKMEGICGIPAETLRQVARDFATAKAGMIFWGMGVSQHIHGTDNSRCLISLALMTGNVGKPGAGLHPLRGQNNVQGASDAGLIPMFLPDYQSVTDDGVRSAFTDIWQSGDFSNEKGLTVTEILDAVHAGMVKGMYILGENPAMSDPDVTHAREALAALEHLVVQDIFVTETANYADVILPAAAFYEKAGTVTNTNRQVQIARPAVTPPGEAREDWAITVALANKLGLGWDYKHPSEVFAEMKKGMKSLNNITWDRLEAQGAVTYPSLSPEDPGQPIVFGDGFPRAEGRARFTPASVIAPDETPDADYPMVLTTGRQLEHWHTGSMTRRSKVLDALEPEANCSLNPSTLRKLGVEPGGWVTLETRRGSVTLLARADRAVAPDMVFLPFAYVEAAANILTNPALDPFGKIPEFKFSAVRVRKAEGVIAAE, from the coding sequence ATGAGCGAGCCGATCAAATTCACCCTCGACGACCGTGACGTGACCGCCGCTGAAGGCGAAACCATCTGGGATGTGGCCAAGCGCGAAGGCAAGACGATCCCACATCTGTGCCACAAGGACCAGAACGGCTACCGCCCTGACGGTAACTGCCGCGCCTGCGTGGTGGAGATCGACGGCGAGCGGACGCTGGCGCCCTCCTGCTGCCGCGCACCCTCAAACGGCATGGTCGTCAAGACCGAGAGCGAGCGGGCCGTGAAATCCCGCCAGATGGTGATGGAGCTGCTGCTGGCAGACCAACCTGAGCGCGAGGCGGCGCATGATGCCTCCTCCCACCTGTGGGATATGGCCGAGGCCAATGGCGTGAGCGAGAGCCGTTTCCCGACGCTGGAAGCGGAGCGCATTCCACTGCTGGACGACAGCCATGTGGCGATGCGCGTCAACCTCGATGCCTGTATCCAGTGCGGGCTGTGCGTGCGCGCCTGCCGCGAGGTTCAGGTGAACGACGTGATCGGCATGGCGGGGCGTGGGCATGACGCCTACCCGACCTTTGACCTTGCCGATCCGATGGGCGCATCAACCTGCGTGGCTTGTGGCGAATGTGTGCAGGCCTGCCCGACAGGGGCGCTGATGCCCGCCACGGTGCTGGACGATGCGCAGCAGGGCGATAGTGCCGACTATGATGAAGAAGTGAAATCGGTCTGCCCGTTCTGTGGTGTGGGATGCCAAGTTTCGCTGAAAATCAAAGACAACAAGGTCAAATATGTGGAAGGGATCAATGGCCCTGCCAACGAGGGGCGGCTCTGTGTTAAGGGGCGTTTCGGCTTTGACTACATCCACCACCCGCATCGCCTGACCAAGCCGCTGATCCGCAAGGAAGGCGCGCCGAAGGGGCTGAATGTGGACCCTGCGAACCCGCTGACCCATTTCCGCGAAGCAAGCTGGGAAGAGGCGCTGGATCGTGCGGCAGGTGGCATGCGCGACCTCAAAGCGGCGCATGGTGGGCAAGCGGTGGCGGGCTTTGGCTCGGCCAAATGCACCAACGAGGAAGCCTATCTGTTCCAGAAGCTGATCCGGCAGGGCTTTGGCCATAACAACGTCGATCACTGCACCCGTTTGTGCCACGCCTCATCGGTGGCGGCATTGATGGAAAACGTAGGCTCGGGCGCGGTGACGGCGACCTTCAACCAGATCGAAAACGCCGATGTGGCGATCGTGATCGGGGCGAACCCGATCGAGAACCACCCCGTTGCAGCGACCTATTTCAAGCAGTTCACCAAGCGCGGCGGCAAGCTGATCGTGATGGATCCGCGCGGCGTCGGCCTGCGCCGCTTCGCGACGCATATGCTGCAATTCCGCCCCGGTGCGGATGTGTCGATGCTCAATGCGATCATGCATGTGATCGTCGAGGAGGAGCTTTACGACCAAAGCTACATCGAGAAGTTCACCGAGAACTGGGAAGCAGAGAAAGCGCACCTGAAGGACTTCTCGCCCGAGAAGATGGAAGGCATCTGCGGCATTCCCGCCGAGACATTGCGGCAGGTTGCGCGTGATTTTGCCACCGCCAAGGCGGGGATGATCTTTTGGGGCATGGGCGTGAGCCAGCACATCCACGGCACGGACAATTCGCGCTGCCTGATCAGCCTTGCGCTGATGACGGGCAATGTCGGCAAGCCGGGCGCGGGCCTGCACCCGCTGCGCGGCCAGAACAACGTTCAGGGTGCCTCGGATGCCGGTCTGATCCCGATGTTCCTGCCTGATTACCAAAGCGTGACCGATGATGGCGTGCGCTCGGCCTTTACCGATATTTGGCAGAGTGGCGATTTCTCCAACGAGAAGGGCCTTACCGTCACCGAAATCCTTGATGCGGTGCATGCGGGGATGGTGAAGGGGATGTATATCCTCGGCGAAAACCCTGCGATGTCTGACCCTGATGTGACCCACGCGCGCGAGGCATTGGCGGCGCTGGAGCATCTGGTGGTGCAGGATATCTTCGTGACGGAAACGGCGAACTATGCCGATGTGATCCTGCCTGCGGCGGCGTTTTATGAGAAGGCCGGCACCGTCACCAACACCAACCGGCAGGTGCAGATCGCGCGGCCTGCGGTGACGCCTCCGGGAGAGGCGCGGGAGGATTGGGCGATCACCGTGGCACTGGCCAACAAGTTGGGGCTTGGGTGGGACTACAAGCACCCGTCCGAGGTGTTTGCCGAGATGAAAAAGGGCATGAAGTCGCTCAACAACATCACTTGGGACCGTTTGGAGGCGCAAGGCGCTGTGACCTATCCGTCGCTTTCGCCGGAAGATCCGGGCCAGCCAATTGTCTTTGGGGATGGGTTCCCCCGCGCGGAAGGCCGCGCGCGGTTCACCCCTGCCAGCGTGATCGCGCCGGACGAAACACCGGATGCCGATTACCCGATGGTGCTGACCACGGGCCGCCAGTTGGAGCATTGGCACACGGGCTCGATGACGCGGCGCTCGAAGGTGCTGGATGCGTTGGAGCCGGAGGCCAACTGTTCGCTGAACCCATCGACCCTGCGCAAGCTGGGTGTAGAGCCGGGTGGCTGGGTGACGTTGGAAACGCGGCGCGGATCGGTGACGCTGCTGGCGCGCGCGGATCGCGCTGTGGCGCCGGACATGGTGTTCCTGCCCTTTGCCTATGTGGAAGCGGCGGCGAATATCCTGACCAACCCTGCGCTGGACCCGTTCGGGAAGATCCCCGAATTCAAGTTCTCTGCCGTGCGGGTGCGCAAGGCCGAGGGAGTGATTGCCGCCGAATAA
- a CDS encoding S8 family peptidase: MIRQQHNGQKAAWLLLGVCGVLLSACQDSTTPDPDPPVVPDDPSWETSFFSEGFVTAWDAFETAARNLRERDSQYTVQDYKQGGYDVYPLAASRIEYAHAAGLDGSTRGDGGKEIVIAVIDDGFYIDHPAFAGKDFYFLNGADGLEVVDGDRVYVPSPDGNNSFKSHGTAVASVLAGDAAGVMVGVAPGAKLALGDYNNYETLTEATREAIALGAIVQSNSWGYVGLDVASSGLGDAFVARYEGDEYYQALIDFAEVGVVVWALDNETSATSADILAGLPAKNPALESSWIAVANGMPTFNDERILSVDLISSACLEAAKWCITADGTWYSASYNDQHEYDYVRQTGTSFATPTVSGALALLAQAFPDHTPQQLRKRLLASADNSYFTEVDGTLDFGNGVSHSYNETYGHGFLDVRAALLPIGGNVIALSNGEVIEQDTPILRTGSAFGAAATKALHGVTVLASDALDADFELQADSLVAQSRAPSTGAYRVQQLADFSGPSGDFGAALGGYEVALKGQGSQITATYRPDSPDFALSFAEQGSGALSLGATIGHDSGGILGFATTAGSGSALAALDIGWEQTAPSGARFSLSGQVGLAAPDARTLGGGDLGPVPVSAFELAAVVPTGRNDQLSFAIGMPFGAAGGTARLPVPVARQASGSGYSYDTIEIDLAPEARQIDLTLAYELALDDDASMLIGGYHSLNFGHEKDQTDTGLVLSWQKRF, encoded by the coding sequence ATGATCAGACAGCAACATAATGGGCAGAAGGCAGCATGGCTCCTGTTGGGGGTCTGCGGCGTTCTGCTTTCCGCCTGTCAGGACAGCACGACCCCTGATCCCGACCCGCCGGTCGTCCCAGATGACCCGAGCTGGGAGACGTCCTTCTTTTCCGAAGGGTTCGTTACTGCATGGGACGCCTTCGAAACCGCTGCCCGCAATCTGCGCGAACGGGATAGTCAATACACGGTGCAGGACTACAAGCAGGGTGGATATGACGTCTATCCGCTTGCCGCATCGCGCATCGAATATGCCCATGCCGCCGGGCTGGATGGCAGCACGCGTGGTGATGGTGGAAAGGAAATCGTCATTGCCGTTATTGATGACGGTTTCTACATCGATCATCCAGCTTTTGCGGGGAAGGATTTTTATTTTCTAAACGGTGCTGATGGATTGGAAGTTGTCGATGGCGATCGGGTCTACGTGCCGTCGCCAGACGGGAATAATTCTTTCAAATCGCATGGCACCGCTGTGGCTTCAGTTCTTGCCGGTGATGCCGCAGGAGTGATGGTCGGTGTCGCTCCTGGTGCGAAACTAGCATTAGGCGATTACAATAATTATGAAACCCTAACCGAAGCGACACGTGAAGCAATTGCGCTCGGCGCAATTGTGCAAAGTAATAGTTGGGGTTACGTCGGCCTCGACGTGGCAAGCTCAGGGCTAGGCGATGCATTTGTAGCGCGCTACGAGGGCGACGAATATTATCAAGCCCTTATAGACTTCGCTGAAGTCGGCGTGGTCGTTTGGGCGCTCGACAATGAAACGTCCGCAACTTCCGCCGATATTCTCGCCGGCCTTCCGGCTAAGAATCCGGCGTTGGAAAGTAGTTGGATTGCAGTTGCCAACGGTATGCCCACCTTCAACGATGAACGGATCCTGTCGGTAGATCTGATCTCATCCGCATGTCTGGAAGCCGCAAAGTGGTGCATTACCGCAGATGGCACATGGTACAGCGCCAGCTACAACGATCAGCACGAGTACGACTATGTACGGCAAACCGGCACTTCCTTCGCCACGCCCACGGTCAGTGGCGCGCTCGCTCTTCTCGCCCAAGCCTTCCCCGATCACACACCTCAGCAATTGCGCAAGCGGCTCCTCGCTTCTGCCGATAACAGCTATTTCACAGAGGTCGATGGCACGCTCGATTTCGGCAACGGGGTTTCCCACAGCTACAACGAAACCTACGGTCACGGCTTCCTTGATGTCCGCGCAGCTCTCTTGCCCATCGGCGGCAACGTGATCGCGCTCTCCAATGGCGAGGTGATCGAGCAAGACACCCCGATCCTACGCACCGGCAGCGCCTTTGGCGCGGCGGCGACCAAGGCGCTGCATGGCGTCACGGTGTTGGCGTCAGACGCGCTTGATGCGGATTTCGAACTGCAAGCCGATAGCCTCGTTGCCCAAAGCCGCGCGCCTTCCACCGGCGCGTACCGTGTTCAACAGCTGGCGGATTTCTCCGGCCCGTCGGGCGATTTCGGCGCGGCGCTGGGCGGCTATGAAGTGGCGCTTAAGGGGCAGGGCAGCCAGATCACCGCCACCTATCGCCCTGATAGCCCCGATTTTGCGCTGTCCTTTGCGGAACAGGGCAGCGGCGCCCTGTCGCTTGGCGCGACCATCGGTCATGACAGTGGCGGCATTCTTGGCTTCGCCACCACCGCAGGCTCTGGCAGCGCCTTGGCCGCGCTCGATATCGGCTGGGAACAAACCGCGCCCTCCGGCGCGCGGTTCAGCCTCTCGGGGCAGGTGGGCCTCGCCGCGCCCGATGCACGCACCCTCGGCGGTGGTGATCTTGGGCCGGTTCCGGTTTCCGCTTTCGAGCTGGCGGCGGTCGTCCCCACTGGCCGGAACGACCAGCTTTCCTTCGCTATCGGAATGCCCTTCGGCGCGGCAGGCGGAACCGCCCGCCTCCCTGTGCCGGTCGCGCGTCAGGCCAGCGGTTCCGGTTACAGCTATGACACGATCGAAATCGACCTCGCCCCTGAAGCCCGCCAGATCGACCTCACTCTGGCCTACGAGCTTGCACTGGATGATGACGCTTCCATGCTGATCGGCGGCTACCACTCGCTGAACTTCGGACATGAAAAGGACCAGACCGATACCGGACTGGTCCTTTCATGGCAAAAGCGCTTTTAA
- a CDS encoding AGE family epimerase/isomerase: protein MPPSIRHWGVNHIQYASTVMTHFQSHPASGNWLSSETHTAWLREQARKLWTFHRASLLPSGLFATLDTDGTPLPDPVQELHATTRMIHSFALGQAGGLTGCDDVIDAGMTILWNHHRDTVHGGYLWAVNGNGVVDDRKLAYGHVFVLLAGASAASVGHPDAARLIADVSEVLDARFWEPQNGRFCDEWARDWTPFSTYRGMNANMHGTEALLAAFEATGEQIYLDRASQILQFFVHQAAPQNGWHIPEHYTETWEVDRAYAGDPMFRPAGTTPGHSFEWARLFLQHWELAGRPDDNSPSIARSLIMQALADGWNTEKGGIVYTLDFDARPAIADRYWWPLTEAIGALAVLIKLSPTEEDEALYRKLWQFAAAHFIDHTHGGWFHEIDAAGAPTATQFHGKPDIYHALQAAVYPMLPGLSRPFAALKTTRPFAD, encoded by the coding sequence GTGCCGCCCTCCATCCGTCATTGGGGCGTCAACCACATCCAATACGCATCGACGGTCATGACACATTTCCAATCCCACCCCGCATCCGGCAACTGGCTTAGCTCCGAAACCCATACCGCATGGCTCCGCGAACAAGCCCGGAAACTTTGGACTTTTCACCGTGCCTCTCTCCTGCCGAGCGGATTGTTCGCCACCTTGGATACCGACGGCACACCGCTTCCCGACCCGGTGCAAGAGCTGCATGCAACCACACGGATGATCCATTCCTTTGCCTTGGGGCAGGCGGGGGGCCTCACCGGCTGCGACGACGTCATAGATGCAGGAATGACCATTCTGTGGAACCACCATCGCGACACGGTGCATGGCGGTTACCTTTGGGCCGTTAATGGCAACGGTGTCGTCGATGATCGCAAGCTCGCCTATGGCCATGTCTTTGTGCTGCTGGCAGGCGCCAGCGCGGCCAGTGTCGGCCATCCGGATGCCGCGCGCCTGATCGCTGATGTGAGCGAGGTGCTCGACGCGCGTTTCTGGGAGCCGCAGAACGGCCGTTTCTGTGATGAGTGGGCGCGGGACTGGACGCCATTCTCGACCTATCGCGGAATGAACGCCAATATGCACGGCACCGAAGCCCTGCTCGCCGCGTTCGAGGCAACCGGAGAACAGATCTATCTGGACCGCGCATCACAGATATTGCAGTTCTTTGTGCATCAAGCCGCGCCGCAAAACGGCTGGCATATCCCCGAACACTACACCGAAACATGGGAGGTCGACCGCGCCTATGCGGGCGACCCGATGTTCCGCCCCGCCGGCACAACCCCGGGCCACTCGTTCGAATGGGCGCGGCTTTTTTTGCAGCACTGGGAGCTTGCGGGCCGCCCCGACGATAACAGCCCGTCAATCGCCCGCTCGCTAATCATGCAGGCGCTGGCGGATGGTTGGAACACCGAGAAAGGCGGCATCGTCTACACGCTCGATTTCGATGCAAGACCGGCCATCGCGGATCGCTACTGGTGGCCCCTGACCGAAGCCATCGGCGCATTGGCCGTTCTGATCAAACTGTCCCCCACCGAGGAGGATGAGGCGTTGTATCGCAAGCTCTGGCAATTTGCCGCTGCGCATTTCATCGACCATACCCACGGCGGGTGGTTCCATGAAATTGATGCCGCTGGCGCGCCAACCGCCACGCAGTTTCATGGCAAACCGGATATCTACCACGCGCTGCAAGCGGCGGTGTATCCGATGCTTCCGGGTCTGTCCCGCCCCTTCGCCGCGCTGAAAACTACGCGCCCCTTTGCGGATTAA
- the cueR gene encoding Cu(I)-responsive transcriptional regulator, producing MTIGEVATRSGLPAKTIRYYEDIGLIRPQRGENGYRSFRESDLHKLAFLGRARALGFSIEDCRTLLELYEDNARESAQVKQVAQQHLGQIEEKIAQLQAMHETLSHLVSACAGDNRPDCPILADLGGRALDGRTS from the coding sequence ATGACCATTGGCGAGGTCGCGACCCGCTCCGGCCTTCCGGCAAAAACTATCCGTTATTATGAGGATATCGGCCTGATCCGCCCCCAGCGCGGCGAAAACGGCTACCGCAGCTTCCGCGAAAGCGATCTGCACAAGCTCGCCTTCCTTGGCCGCGCCCGAGCGCTGGGCTTTTCCATTGAAGACTGCCGCACGTTGCTGGAACTTTATGAAGACAACGCCCGCGAAAGCGCACAGGTCAAACAGGTAGCACAGCAGCACCTCGGCCAGATCGAGGAGAAGATCGCCCAATTACAGGCGATGCACGAAACGCTTTCGCATCTGGTCAGCGCTTGCGCCGGTGATAACCGCCCTGATTGCCCGATCCTTGCCGATCTCGGCGGTAGGGCGCTGGATGGTCGCACGTCCTAG